Proteins encoded together in one Campylobacter concisus window:
- a CDS encoding flagellar motor protein MotB, which produces MGKLIKPEECPKCMPEWLAAFGDLMSLLLCFFVLLLSMATMDAKKMEAAVGSLAGALSVLEGGARPDSQVEKETDPESRRTPKPKAQKGAQNEMSATVKKINELLTASGAPEITMEESEDGFIVRLPAAMLFDKDSAEISGEDAKLFLKRIGMIIAKMPNEVKTDIIGYTDNTNPSKDSIYKNNWQLSTARALSVLEELVSDGVLQERLITSGRASFDPIASNSTDEGRAKNNRVEIHFVSLEPKNKEATKKSILDTRN; this is translated from the coding sequence ATGGGTAAATTAATAAAACCAGAAGAGTGCCCAAAGTGTATGCCTGAGTGGCTGGCTGCCTTTGGTGACCTTATGTCGCTCCTACTTTGCTTCTTCGTTTTGCTTCTTTCTATGGCTACGATGGATGCTAAAAAGATGGAGGCTGCTGTTGGCTCACTAGCTGGTGCGCTAAGCGTGCTAGAGGGTGGCGCAAGACCAGATAGTCAGGTAGAAAAAGAGACAGATCCTGAAAGCAGGCGCACTCCAAAGCCAAAAGCTCAAAAAGGCGCTCAAAACGAGATGAGTGCGACTGTTAAAAAGATAAATGAGCTACTAACGGCTAGCGGGGCACCTGAGATCACGATGGAGGAGAGCGAGGATGGCTTTATAGTTAGGCTTCCAGCTGCGATGCTCTTTGACAAAGATAGCGCTGAAATTTCTGGCGAGGATGCGAAGCTCTTTTTAAAGCGAATAGGCATGATCATAGCCAAAATGCCAAATGAGGTAAAAACAGATATCATCGGATACACTGATAATACAAATCCAAGCAAAGACTCTATATACAAAAACAACTGGCAGCTCTCTACCGCAAGGGCGCTAAGCGTGCTTGAAGAGCTAGTTAGCGATGGCGTGCTACAAGAGAGGCTTATCACTTCTGGCAGAGCCTCTTTCGATCCGATCGCTAGCAACAGCACAGACGAGGGCAGAGCTAAAAACAATAGAGTAGAAATTCACTTCGTTTCGCTCGAGCCAAAAAACAAAGAGGCTACTAAGAAAAGTATCCTTGATACGAGGAATTAG
- the fliP gene encoding flagellar type III secretion system pore protein FliP (The bacterial flagellar biogenesis protein FliP forms a type III secretion system (T3SS)-type pore required for flagellar assembly.), producing MLSLAVLFCVVFGADPALPTINLSLNSPQNAEQLVNSLNVLLILTALALAPSLIFMMTSFLRLVIVFSFLRQAMGTQQVPPSTVLISLAMVLTFFIMEPVGQRSYDEGIKPYIAEQIGYEEMLDKSLKPFKEFMVKNTREKDLALFFRIRNLQNPANIEDIPLSIAMSAFMISELKTSFEIAFLLYLPFLVIDMVVSSVLMAMGMMMLPPVMISLPFKLLIFVLVDGWNLLIGNLVKSFH from the coding sequence CTGCTTAGTTTAGCGGTTTTGTTTTGTGTGGTTTTTGGCGCTGATCCTGCGCTACCAACTATAAATTTAAGCCTAAATTCACCGCAAAATGCCGAGCAGCTTGTAAATTCACTAAATGTTTTACTAATCCTCACCGCACTAGCACTCGCTCCTTCACTCATCTTTATGATGACTAGCTTTTTGCGCCTTGTCATTGTATTTTCATTTTTGCGTCAAGCGATGGGCACACAGCAAGTGCCGCCTTCAACGGTGCTTATCTCGCTTGCGATGGTGCTTACATTTTTCATCATGGAGCCAGTTGGGCAAAGAAGCTACGATGAGGGCATAAAGCCTTATATAGCCGAGCAGATAGGCTATGAGGAGATGCTTGATAAGAGCTTAAAGCCATTTAAAGAATTTATGGTGAAAAACACTAGAGAGAAGGATCTTGCACTATTTTTTAGGATAAGAAATTTGCAAAATCCAGCAAATATCGAAGATATCCCGCTAAGTATCGCTATGTCAGCCTTTATGATAAGCGAGCTAAAGACGTCTTTTGAGATAGCATTTTTGCTCTACCTGCCATTTCTTGTCATCGACATGGTCGTAAGCTCCGTTTTGATGGCGATGGGTATGATGATGCTACCTCCTGTCATGATCTCGCTGCCATTTAAACTACTCATCTTTGTGCTAGTTGATGGCTGGAATTTACTAATAGGAAACCTCGTAAAGAGCTTTCACTGA
- a CDS encoding motility protein A, with the protein MDLGTVVGWVLTLVLLFGSMAIGVGIGPYIDIPSVMIVFGGTIGVMMVGFKMETLKGVGKFYGVAVKPSVVVNLPETIKKVVDYSTKARRDGILALESEVNNESNQFLKKGLSMAVDGNEPDAIRALLEIDIDQTSTRHANNIKIFEQVGGFAGAMGMIGTLIGLVAMLLNMSDPSAIGPSMAVALLTTLYGAMIGNIIGSPVANILSIRDADEALEKQVILEGIMAIQAGDNPRTLEAKLLAFLPPKDRKSQFE; encoded by the coding sequence ATGGATTTAGGAACCGTCGTCGGCTGGGTTTTGACCCTGGTGCTTTTGTTTGGATCAATGGCGATAGGCGTTGGTATAGGACCATACATCGATATCCCTTCTGTGATGATCGTTTTTGGTGGTACTATCGGCGTTATGATGGTTGGCTTCAAGATGGAGACGCTTAAAGGTGTTGGTAAATTTTATGGTGTCGCTGTTAAGCCATCAGTCGTTGTAAATTTACCTGAGACTATAAAAAAAGTAGTTGATTATTCAACCAAAGCTAGGCGAGATGGCATCTTAGCACTTGAGAGCGAAGTAAATAACGAATCAAATCAGTTTTTAAAAAAAGGCCTTTCGATGGCGGTCGATGGCAATGAGCCAGACGCGATCAGAGCGCTTTTAGAGATCGATATCGATCAGACTAGCACAAGGCATGCAAACAACATCAAAATTTTCGAGCAAGTCGGTGGTTTTGCGGGTGCGATGGGTATGATCGGTACGCTCATTGGTCTTGTTGCGATGCTTCTTAATATGTCAGACCCTAGTGCGATCGGTCCATCTATGGCGGTTGCCTTGCTTACGACACTTTATGGTGCGATGATAGGTAACATCATTGGCTCACCTGTTGCAAATATCCTCTCGATCCGCGATGCTGATGAGGCACTTGAGAAGCAAGTCATTTTAGAGGGTATCATGGCGATACAAGCAGGGGATAACCCAAGAACGCTTGAAGCTAAGCTTTTAGCATTTTTACCTCCAAAAGATAGAAAAAGTCAGTTTGAATAA